One Triplophysa rosa linkage group LG21, Trosa_1v2, whole genome shotgun sequence DNA segment encodes these proteins:
- the LOC130571829 gene encoding 60 kDa lysophospholipase-like, producing the protein MDVNSGGYDKKTPLHTACQVGNGEMVMFLLDNGASSQSEDRTMSKDKGPQSGQCPMYSAIKNRHFTVIKLLRLKGFTVNLLPVRIAMEMIQAVQKRDYPLLHACFRQV; encoded by the exons ATGGATGTCAATTCTGGAGGCTACGATAAAAAAACCCCTCTCCATACAGCCTGTCAGGTGGGAAATGGGGAAATGGTAATGTTCCTACTGGACAATGGGGCTTCATCTCAGTCCGAGGACAGGACAATGTCAAAGGACAAAGGACCTCAGTCTGGACAATGCCCAATGTACTCGGCCATTAAGAACAG GCATTTTACAGTAATCAAGCTCCTGCGGTTGAAAGGATTCACTGTGAACCTACTGCCAGTGAGAATTGCCATGGAAATGATCCA AGCAGTACAGAAGAGAGATTATCCACTACTGCATGCCTGTTTTCGTCAGGTGTGA